The genomic region AATAAATAGGTTTATAAATAAGAATATAAAAAATAATATACCATAAAAGATAAGCTCAATATTTGAAAATTTCAACTTTTTCACCACCGCCTACCTTTTTCACCATTACCTCACCAGTATCAAGATTAAATTCAATACTCCTAGCTCTATTTCCTCCAGTATCTTCAGCAATTATTCTAATATTATTCTTTTTTAATTGCTCTTTTACAGCAAGAGTGTTCTTTTTACCCACATCCATTGAGGATCCTTTAAACATAGCAGCTCCACCAAATATTTTTGCAGTAAAATTTGAACCACCTAATTTCTTTAAATCTTCAATTAATAATGGAATACCTAAATCAGCATATTTACCCGGCTTTGGAACATTTCCATTTGGAGAGTTAGGTAACATTACATGGATCAATCCTCCAACTTTTTTATTTTTATCCCATATACAGACACCAACACATGATCCTAAACCTAAAGTTATTAATATATCAGGACTTTTTGATGAGGCATATTCACCAATTCCAATTATTTTTTTCATTTTTTAACCCCCATAAAACACTTTTTTGACATATTCGAACAATTTGTTTCTATTTTCTTCATTCATTAGAAAAACAATTTTTCCTTTTATAACGTTTTCCCAGTCTTCAACTTGAATTTCTGTTTCTGTTAATATAACTTCATCTTCAAAAGTAATACTCATAACAATAGATTCTGCAATTAAAGAAGCGAATGTATCCACAGCAACTTGTGGGGGGGTAACCTGTAAATTTATATTTAAAAATTGAGAGATAGCACTTGTATATGAACCAAACATAATATTTCCTAATTCTCCTATCATTGACGAGGACATTTCGTCAAGTTCAACTATATTTTTTATGTCAATACCAACGCTTTCTTTTATTAATCTTTTTACTGAATCTTTTTCAATTAAAAAAATCAGTGAAGAATCTAAATCTCCTTCCATTTTAACATAAGAACATGCGTATATTTCATCAGGTTCTTCCATATTTAAAAATATATCGGAAAGTTTTATTACATCTAGGTTAGGAACTGATATATCAACTTTTTTATTTAGCATCATTGATAGAGAGCTAACAGCATTTCCCATCCCAATATTAGTAATTTCTTTAAAAGCTGACATGAAAAATTCAAAATTTTCGTTATTCATCTGGTTGCACCTCCGGATTTTTTTTATTCTCGAAGAAATTTTTTCCACTAATGTATTCTAAGTATTGTCCAAATAAACCTGTAGGATCCTGTAATATTTTTATTTCATATATAAACTTGCTGAGATTAAAAAATTCTTGCCTAATTTTTGCTATTGTTCCATGGAATACAATATTAAAATCAACTATTGAAAGTTTGACACTAAGACTTTTTTTTATTATGCTAAGATATTCATTTAAAACGACAACTCCAAGAAAATTCTCATTTAGATCCCAGATTAACCCTTTATAATTATCCTCAATCAAAACGGGAATAGATATATAATGTCTTTCATTTATTCTTTTATTTTTAATTTTAAATGTACTGACTAAATTTAATGAAACCATAACTTCATTTTGTCCAAAATCTTTAATATCTTTAATTTGGAATTCTGCTTGATAGTAGGCACCTTCAAAAATTGATTCTAATGTAACATTCTCCCCAAGACTAAAATCATATTTTGGAGATATTAATTCTATTTCTTTTCCTTTAAAATTTTTTATTTTAGCTTTTAAAACATCATTTTTTATATAAATCCTTATGGAATTTCCAGGAAAAAAAACAAGGAAAATCCTTTTTATGAAATTTTTTTTATCCATAATTTCACCTATTGTAAAATCCAAATAGTAAAAGTAATTTTTTTAATAAATTGTCACTGTTCTTTCGTTCATGTTCTGATGTGGTATTTTCGATTTTTTCTGCAATTATCATCAAATCATTAGCAACATGTGATGATGGTTTAAAGCTTGATATTGGAGTTTGTGATTTTACACTATCATGCACCAGATGATCGAAATTTATATAAAAAACATTTCTAATATCTTTAAATAAATATTCTTTTATTGTTTTTCTTAGAACCTGTTCAGCAGTATTAGCTTCTGACCTTTTTCTTATCATATTTATTACAACATCTACTACGCCATCAACTTCTAAAATTGATAGTGCTTTTACAACAGTATAAGCATTTACTATAGCAGTAGGTTCTGGAGTAGTTACCAATAGAATATTATCAGCAGCAATATAAAAAGGTTTTAAATTTTCATTATATCCTGCACTGACATCTATAATAACATAATCATGCTCTTTTGCAATATTAAAAAATTCTTCAATAGCTTTTCGGGTAAAATTTTTTTGAAAAGATATCCAATCTTTTATATCCATACCTGTACTTAATAATTTTATTCCGTAAGGGGTTTTTATAATACACTCTTCTAGAGTTAATTTTTTATCAAAATAATCTTTTATACTAACTGTTGGAGAAACTCCAAGCAAAATGGATGCATTTGCAAATCCAGCATCCGTATCAAAAATCAAAACTTTTTTATTCATTTTTGCAAGATTTACAGCGGTATTAACGGCTACAATTGATTTTCCCACACCACCTTTGCCTCCGGTAACAAGAATTATTTTTGTTCTATTTTTTGAAAAAGTTTTTCTTAAATTTTCAGCTTGATCTTTTATTATACTCATAATGTCAACTCCTCATAAAAGAGGTTAAATATTTTTTGCGAATTTGGGATTTCAATATCATTTGGAACATTTTGACCTGTAGTAATATAGCTTATAGGTAACTTTGTTTCTCTTATTAAAGAAGGAATTTGACCATAAGATGATGTTTCATCTAATTTGGTTATTATCAAATGTGTTGGATTACAAACGGAAAATCTATTGTATACATCTATCATATCTCTAAGTCTCATATTTGCCGACACAACTAAAAATATAAAATCTGGTTTTACAGAATCAATATACATTTTTAATTCCCCAATCTGAATATCATCTTTATGGCTTCTTCCAGCTGTATCTATTAACAATATGTCATAGTTTTTAAGAGATTCTACTGTAGTTTTTAATTCAGTTGGCGTATAACAAACTGAGGCAGGAATATCCATTATTTCTGCATATGTTTTTAATTGTTCTGTTGCGGCGATTCTGTAAAGATCAATAGTGGCAATTGCAACATTTTTGCTGCTATTTAATTTATTTAATGCAGCAATTTTTGCCAATGTAGTAGTTTTACCAACTCCAGTTGGTCCAATAAGCATTATTGTTCCGTGAATATTAGGAACCTCAACTTTGAAATTGTTCTTAAACATGTCAAATAATAGATTTTTAAATCTTTCATCAGATTTCCAATTTTCCTTATTTAAATCAGTTGGAATATTGTTTAATATATCTTCTATTATACTATCAGAGAGATCTTGTTTCTTTAAAGATTCAATTAGTTCTGATATTAATGGATTAGCCCCATTTAAGATAACTCGTTTGGAAAGCTTTTCTATTAAATTTTTAATTTCTATTAATTCATTTTGAGAACTCTTTACATTATTTAATGTATTATTTTGTGTATTTGATATGCGATTATTATATATAGATGCATTAGAATTTAAGTTGTTATTTTTTGGGGGATATTTGTTATAAGTAACTTTTCTATAATCCAGATTTTTGAATTCATTTTTTTCTTTATTATAGAATTTTTCAGCATCTTCATCGATAAGTTTAGAAATTTCACGTTGCTCTTCAATTAATTTTAAGATTTCATTTCTGGCGGTGAGTTCTAATTTATCTTTTCCTGGTGCATATCGTTCTTCATAATCGTCTATATTTTTCATTCTTTTTATTCTTTCATCTAATTTTTTATTTCTTTCAACCATCTCTCTAATTTCATTGATTCTACCCTGAGTATTATTAGAAAAACCAGGTCCAGAAGGTTTCTTAATATTTTTTACCACATTTTCCGGATTATCATCAAGAACGGCGGTAACTTCTATATACTTTTTGCCACCAATTCCCAAAAATCCCCCTTTATTTATCCTTTTTGTATCTAATATATATGCATTTTCTCCTAGTTCTGTTCTAATTTTTTCCATTGCTTCAGGAATAGTAGTAACAATATATTTTTTTATTTTCATAAACTCACCTCTAAACACTTATATTTCCGTCTGCAGAAATAGGAATCTCTTGAATAATCTCATTATATGAAATCACATTAACATTTGGAATATTTGATAATAACCATCTTGAAAAATAGAATCTTAAAGGTGAACTACATAATATTACAGGATTATAACCCTTCATCATTTGAGATTCTAACGCCTGACTTATATTATCAAGTAATTTTTGAGAAAGTTGAGGAGATAAAGCTAAAGTATAATTTCCACCATATTCAATAGTATAATTATTTAATGTATTTTCAGTATTTTTATCTAAGATGATTAAATGTAAAATACCATCACCAGATTTCATTGATTCACATATTTGTCTGGCAAGAGCGCTTCTCACTCCTTCAACAAGAGACACTATATCTTTAACTTCATTACTACCAAGTTCCATTAATTTTTCAAAAATAACAGGCAAATTTCTTATGGAAATCCTTTCGTATAATAATTCTTTTAATACATTACGTATTTCAAAAGTTTTGAAAATTAAAGGAGTTAATTCTTCAACTAATGATGGTTCTTTTATCCTTAAACCTTCTATGAGCATTTCAGTTTCTTTAGAACCAAGTATTTCATGAGCATATTTTTTGATTACTTCAGATAAATGAGTTGCAAAAACACTCGGAGAATCAACTACAGTGTAACCAAGATTAACAACTTCTTCTTTTTGGGATTCGTCAATCCAATAGGCATCTAAATTAAACGAAGGTTCTTTTGTATGAATTCCTGGTATTTCTTCAGAAGCCATTCCAGAATTTATTGCTAACAATTTTTCAGGAAATAATTCAAATCTTCCAACTTCTACACCTTTTAATTTAATTATATACTCATTTGCACTTAAAAGGACACTATCTCTTACCCTTATAGGGCTTATTACAATTCCGAGTTCGTAAGCAATTTGTTTTCTAACCATTGTAATTCTTTCAAGTAAATCTCCACCTTGACCTGGATCTGCTAAGGGAATTAAACCATATCCAATATCAATTTCTAAAACATCGCTCTGTATTATTTCTGAGACTTCTTCAGCAGATGTTAAAGGAGGACCAGAAGGAGCTTTCGCTCCGCCACTAATTCCTTCTTCTGGTGCTGAAGTTGGTGTTTCAAAACCTTCTTTTGGACCTGTCGCAGGGATCATTTTTTGTAAATATCCTTTAGTTGTTAAATAAGCTAAAGTTAGCATTCCTCCCCCCAATAATAATGCTGGCATTATAGGTAAAGGTGTAACTAATCCGAGGGTTAATATTACTCCGCCGGTCATATATAAGACTCTCTTTTCTGATGAAAGTTCTTTGAGTAAATCTTTTCCTAAATTTTCTTTAGATGCAGCCCTTGATACAACAATACCAGTTGCAGTTGAAATTAATAAAGCGGGTATTTGAGCTACTAATCCATCTCCGACAGTAAACAAAGTGTATAATTGAGCAGCTTCCCCTATATCTAATCCTTGCTGTAATACACCAATAATCAAACCACCTAATATGTTTATAAGGGTTATAATAATACCTGCTATAGCATCTCCTCTAACAAATTTAGAGGCACCATCCATAGCTCCGTAAAAATCAGCTTCACGTCTAATATCTTCACGTTTTTGTCTTGCTTCTTCTTCTGTAATAATCCCGGCACTTAAATCTGCATCGATACTCATTTGTTTTCCAGGCATAGCATCAAGAGTAAACCTTGCTGCAACTTCTGCAATTCTTTCGGCACCTCTTGTAATTACTACAAACTGAATGATTACAAGAATCAAGAAAATTACAATGCCAACTACGTAATTTCCACCAACAACAAAATCTCCAAATGCCCTTATAACTTTACCCTGAAAATTCTTTCCTTGTAAAAGGATTAATCTTGTTGAAGATACATTTAATGATAGTCTAAATAAAGTAGTTACCAGTAATAATGTTGGAAATGCAGAAATTTCAAGAGCATTTTTTATATACATTGTAACCAGCAACAAAATAATTGCTAATGAAATATTAGCCATTTGTAAAAAATCTAAAAGAAATGGTGGAATAGGGATAACCATTAATATAACAACACTAACTATTAATAAAGGTACTATTAGATCTAGTTGTTTGAAAAATTTATTTGTAAATTCTCCCATTTAATCACCTCGTAACTTTTAAAACAGAAGCAATAATTTTTGCGACAATTTCATACATATCTTCTGGTATTTCTTCGTTTATGTCAACTCTTTCATATAATTGTCTTGCGACAGGCGGATTTCTAAGCACAGGGACGTGATTTTCTCTTGCTATTTCTTTTATTCTAAAAGCAATTTTATCATATCCTTTTGCTACAACAATAGGAACATCATTTTCCAATTCATCATATTTTATAGCAACAGCATAATGTGTTGGATTTGTAACAACAACGGTTGCTTTTGGAACTTCTTTCATCATATTTTGATTGATAATTTGTCTTAACCTACGCATTCTTGCTGCTTTTATCTGTGGATCTCCCTCAATATCTTTCATTTCCTGCTTAACTTCCTGCTTGGTCATTCTTAAATTCTTTTTATATTCTTTTTTTTGATACCAAAAATCAAAAAGTCCTAATAATAACATTAACATCCCAAGCTTAAAAAATATTTCTATAATTATTGAATATAAAAAGGATATAGCTGATGAAATATTTGTATATGGTAGGGAAATGATGCCATTCCATCGAGATTTTACAATACTAAAAGCAATATATCCAACTAACACTAATTTTATCAGAGATTTTAAAAGCTCAAAAAGAGTTTTCATAGAAAATATTCTTTGAAATCCCTTTATTGGATTGAGCTTTCCTAAATCAAATTTCATAGCTTTAGGTGAGAATAAAAATTTTGTTTGTAACATTCCTAAAACAAGGCTAATAATAGCAGAAGAAAACAAAAAAATAGATATTAAGGTAAAGAGATTTCTCTGTTGCAAAATTAATGTCATTAATGCATTTTCATCTAAAAAGCTGGTATCAAGAGTTAAATATCTCATAAAAGCACTTTTTAAATCAACAAATAAATATTTTGAAAGAACATAAAAGACAGCAGCAACACCCAAAAATGAAAATGCTGTTAATAGTTCCTTTGAAACAGGAACATTTCCTTCCTCTCTTGCTTGTTGTAGCCGCCTTGGGGTTGGCTCCTCTGTTTTACTTGGGTCAGCAAAAAGCTGAAGATTTATTTTAAAATCAAATTCATTATAGAATTTATCCATTTTATTATCTCCGTCATATTATTACTAAAAATTTCTACCCAAACACCAATAATAGTTAAAAGTATTAAAGAACCAACTAGAATATTTAATGGTAATCCAACAATAAAGACATTTATTTGAGGTATCATTCTTGAGACAATTCCCAGACTAATATTTACACATAACATAAATGCACTCATCGGAACTGCAAGTTGAGCCCCAATTTCAAAAACTTTTCCAAATGTGGATAATATTTCAGGAAGAAAAGCGGTATTTATAGAAAAAATTAAAGGAATAGAATGAAATGAATTAATAATTACCTGAAATAGCAAAATATGTAATTTAAAGGATAAAAAGGCAAAGATTCCTATTAAAAAAGATAATTGTCCTATAATAGGAGACTCTTCACCACTTATTGGATCAAATATTCCAGCCATAGCAAATCCCATTTGAAATGCAAAAAATTGTCCAGCAAATTGAATAGCTGCTATTGGTATATAAGAAATTAGTCCAATTAATATTCCTAAAAAGAAATTTATT from Marinitoga aeolica harbors:
- the cheD gene encoding chemoreceptor glutamine deamidase/glutamate methylesterase CheD, which codes for MKKIIGIGEYASSKSPDILITLGLGSCVGVCIWDKNKKVGGLIHVMLPNSPNGNVPKPGKYADLGIPLLIEDLKKLGGSNFTAKIFGGAAMFKGSSMDVGKKNTLAVKEQLKKNNIRIIAEDTGGNRARSIEFNLDTGEVMVKKVGGGEKVEIFKY
- a CDS encoding chemotaxis protein CheC — translated: MNNENFEFFMSAFKEITNIGMGNAVSSLSMMLNKKVDISVPNLDVIKLSDIFLNMEEPDEIYACSYVKMEGDLDSSLIFLIEKDSVKRLIKESVGIDIKNIVELDEMSSSMIGELGNIMFGSYTSAISQFLNINLQVTPPQVAVDTFASLIAESIVMSITFEDEVILTETEIQVEDWENVIKGKIVFLMNEENRNKLFEYVKKVFYGG
- a CDS encoding MinD/ParA family ATP-binding protein, whose product is MSIIKDQAENLRKTFSKNRTKIILVTGGKGGVGKSIVAVNTAVNLAKMNKKVLIFDTDAGFANASILLGVSPTVSIKDYFDKKLTLEECIIKTPYGIKLLSTGMDIKDWISFQKNFTRKAIEEFFNIAKEHDYVIIDVSAGYNENLKPFYIAADNILLVTTPEPTAIVNAYTVVKALSILEVDGVVDVVINMIRKRSEANTAEQVLRKTIKEYLFKDIRNVFYINFDHLVHDSVKSQTPISSFKPSSHVANDLMIIAEKIENTTSEHERKNSDNLLKKLLLLFGFYNR
- the flhF gene encoding flagellar biosynthesis protein FlhF, with amino-acid sequence MKIKKYIVTTIPEAMEKIRTELGENAYILDTKRINKGGFLGIGGKKYIEVTAVLDDNPENVVKNIKKPSGPGFSNNTQGRINEIREMVERNKKLDERIKRMKNIDDYEERYAPGKDKLELTARNEILKLIEEQREISKLIDEDAEKFYNKEKNEFKNLDYRKVTYNKYPPKNNNLNSNASIYNNRISNTQNNTLNNVKSSQNELIEIKNLIEKLSKRVILNGANPLISELIESLKKQDLSDSIIEDILNNIPTDLNKENWKSDERFKNLLFDMFKNNFKVEVPNIHGTIMLIGPTGVGKTTTLAKIAALNKLNSSKNVAIATIDLYRIAATEQLKTYAEIMDIPASVCYTPTELKTTVESLKNYDILLIDTAGRSHKDDIQIGELKMYIDSVKPDFIFLVVSANMRLRDMIDVYNRFSVCNPTHLIITKLDETSSYGQIPSLIRETKLPISYITTGQNVPNDIEIPNSQKIFNLFYEELTL
- the flhA gene encoding flagellar biosynthesis protein FlhA — its product is MGEFTNKFFKQLDLIVPLLIVSVVILMVIPIPPFLLDFLQMANISLAIILLLVTMYIKNALEISAFPTLLLVTTLFRLSLNVSSTRLILLQGKNFQGKVIRAFGDFVVGGNYVVGIVIFLILVIIQFVVITRGAERIAEVAARFTLDAMPGKQMSIDADLSAGIITEEEARQKREDIRREADFYGAMDGASKFVRGDAIAGIIITLINILGGLIIGVLQQGLDIGEAAQLYTLFTVGDGLVAQIPALLISTATGIVVSRAASKENLGKDLLKELSSEKRVLYMTGGVILTLGLVTPLPIMPALLLGGGMLTLAYLTTKGYLQKMIPATGPKEGFETPTSAPEEGISGGAKAPSGPPLTSAEEVSEIIQSDVLEIDIGYGLIPLADPGQGGDLLERITMVRKQIAYELGIVISPIRVRDSVLLSANEYIIKLKGVEVGRFELFPEKLLAINSGMASEEIPGIHTKEPSFNLDAYWIDESQKEEVVNLGYTVVDSPSVFATHLSEVIKKYAHEILGSKETEMLIEGLRIKEPSLVEELTPLIFKTFEIRNVLKELLYERISIRNLPVIFEKLMELGSNEVKDIVSLVEGVRSALARQICESMKSGDGILHLIILDKNTENTLNNYTIEYGGNYTLALSPQLSQKLLDNISQALESQMMKGYNPVILCSSPLRFYFSRWLLSNIPNVNVISYNEIIQEIPISADGNISV
- the flhB gene encoding flagellar biosynthesis protein FlhB, producing MDKFYNEFDFKINLQLFADPSKTEEPTPRRLQQAREEGNVPVSKELLTAFSFLGVAAVFYVLSKYLFVDLKSAFMRYLTLDTSFLDENALMTLILQQRNLFTLISIFLFSSAIISLVLGMLQTKFLFSPKAMKFDLGKLNPIKGFQRIFSMKTLFELLKSLIKLVLVGYIAFSIVKSRWNGIISLPYTNISSAISFLYSIIIEIFFKLGMLMLLLGLFDFWYQKKEYKKNLRMTKQEVKQEMKDIEGDPQIKAARMRRLRQIINQNMMKEVPKATVVVTNPTHYAVAIKYDELENDVPIVVAKGYDKIAFRIKEIARENHVPVLRNPPVARQLYERVDINEEIPEDMYEIVAKIIASVLKVTR
- the fliR gene encoding flagellar biosynthetic protein FliR — protein: MDVIVFLETKFWVWAIIFARIVGLTISAPVIGSRTIPFYLRLFSSLFISWITLPLVNLTIPDLPIFYLITIILINFFLGILIGLISYIPIAAIQFAGQFFAFQMGFAMAGIFDPISGEESPIIGQLSFLIGIFAFLSFKLHILLFQVIINSFHSIPLIFSINTAFLPEILSTFGKVFEIGAQLAVPMSAFMLCVNISLGIVSRMIPQINVFIVGLPLNILVGSLILLTIIGVWVEIFSNNMTEIIKWINSIMNLILK